GTTAAAAATACAAGCTTCAATATAAATACTATAGTGCCTACACTAGGTGAACATTTAATTCAAATACCATTCTAGAAATACAGAAAAAAGAGACCATAACTGTGTTTTAGCATAGGAATCAACATGAGTGTGCATTTTCCTATATTTAAGTACTATATAATCTTAAACCTTTCCCCGATGCATGTTTTATACAACCTGAAGAGCTGTGTATACCCAAGGCATAGAATTTCCActaccattttaaaatgaataataaCAAGTCTTGTACACCACCAAGACAATGAACCCTAAAATACAGTTTCCCCCTAAACATAAtgaagtgttgttttttttaaaaaatttcttaacatttatatttaaaaaagtttTGTACAAAAAAAATCCTTGCACTGTAGGAGCAAAAGCAATCATTCATTTTATGTAAGTGTAGAATCTGTTTCCATTCACAGCGCTGTAATGTTGCGTCCGAGTAGATAAGCTCATTAGTCAAGTAAATGGCTGGCAAAGTTTTTTTTTATGCTCATCAATGAGATCATGTTCAATTATTTTTCAGCATTCTTGCAACTTTTCCCTTAAAGTATAGACCTGTAAACTGGGAAAATTGTACAGTGCACTTAATTGTCCTATCTGAGCAGTCTTATTTTATACTCAACCTCTGTACCTCTGATTAAAGAAAAGATACAGACATCACAGGCAGAGTCAAGTGCTATTTGAACACCAACTGGGGCGGATGCTAGCTTAATAATAAAACAATGAATCCTTGTCCATGTTAACACAAATAGCACACagagtatgaaaaaaaaaattaagtacaacTTTTAGGGAGCACAGACATATACTGctactctttttaaaattttctctctctttttttcagaaTGTCACATTTAAAGGCAAGTCTTAATAGTTCATAGTTAATCATCATTGTATGAATATTAGCTTATACACCTGTTCTAGGTTTAAATGGAAAACAGTATCATATTGTGCTAATACATCACAATTATTCTTTCTTTTCTATCTGTTAGACTCAGTAAAATATTATTGCCAGCCTTGTTTTAATATGGTACACAAGTTCTTAAAATTTATAATTTGATTGTCAGTTTGACAACCAAGTGGCTTGTTTTTGTGCCAGAATCAATACAAGATATTATTAAAAGTAAATATCCTCATAAAATGAATTTCCTTACTAGTGTATTTAATCATGTTCAAGGGCCTTTGCACATTTCACATTATATTTAATcattaatgggggtgggggagaatataAATTTTGCAGGGGGAAAAATCCTATTTCTTTTAAGCTCTCTCCAGGAGCAAAATagcttttatactggtataatcagtttagtttaaaaaataaaactaaagggAAAATGATGATTAACTAGGACTTATTGGgtcatttctttttttcttttctttctttttttaggtAGCCATTGTTGTGAGAAATACAATATAGAATCATATGCTAGGTCCTAAAGACTCCTCATTTTAACCAATGTTGAAGTAAGCTACAAGTTTAGAACGAGTAGGAAGGAGCTATCAACATGGTTTCAATAGATCCAAGGCactcatattttttattttaaaaccaaatgaTAGTACAAATTTACTTTTTTGTTGTTCTTGGTTTGTTATTTTTCAATTAAAggcctttttattattattattattattattattttattattatctgTCCAATTGATACGTTAAGACAGAAATCTAGCGAATACAGCGTTTTTTTTCAGTGCTATCAGTCCTGTCCGTAGAGGGTTACCCAAAGCATGTTTTCCTCCGCACGTTACAAAACAAAACTGTACATGATATGTATTACAGAATGTATGCAGCATGGTtggtttaatttgtttttgtttcgttttgctttgttttttgtttttttcagaacgGAACTGGAAACAGCAACATGTTTGCTCAGCAACTAATCAGGGACAATTTAAAAATAGCCATAACATACCATACATGCtgtctaatttaaaataaaaaaacaacatacACAACATGTAAATTATTGCACAAGAGAAAGGCTCAAAGTTTGCGTAAAATGCAATAGTATTGCCCCGATACAGATCATGCATTCAAACGGtgagaacaaaaagaaaataaacaggtGTGCTGGTGACAAGCACTTTCTTAATATCCTTAGCTTCCATTATTTTAATCACAAAGGTCTAGAAAAACTCTACAGGGAaccaggggcggggaggggagtaTTAATATACCTCTATTCAGTTTTTATATCATTATTCAAAACTCGATCACTGTGCCATTTTTTCATGTGTTTCTCCAGGGTACTGTACACGCTAAAAGGCATCTTACAAATTTCACATTTGTAAACGTCCTTTCCCACCTGACCATGTGTTTTCATGTGCCGGGTGAGTTTGCTACTCTGGGCGCAGGCGTAGTTGCAAAGCTCACACTTATACGGCCTTTCGCCTGTGTGGCTCCTCCTGTGGACAGTGAGATTACTACAGTTCTTGAAGACTTTCCCACAGTACTCACAAGTGTCGCTGCGTCTGCCCTCTTTTGAGCTAGGCCTTCCAGGGCCTGGGCCACTAATATGTGGGGTGCTTCCTCCGCTTCCCGTGCCGCTGCGGCCTGAGatccctccatccatctcccCTGGAGGCGTGGAGAAGCGCAAACTTCCGTTTTCTGATGAGTGTTCTGAGGAAGAGGCAAAAGGCGATTGTCTGGAGTCTCCAAAGCTGAGGAATGGATCTTTTAGCTGTCTAGAGGCAGCatacccagccagccactgggaGTAAACATTTTCTGTGTTAGGCATAGCTGTAGCAGGCAGGTCAAACTCTTTCTCAAGTTTAATGCGTTTTGAGAAAGGGCTCAGAGAGCTGGGGCTACCCAAGAGCAGCTTTTTTGATAAACCTCCAGAGGCAGATTCACCAGGCGAGCACCCCCTGCCATTAACAGTGCCATCATCAATGCGATCTGATTCTCCAGCTACTGAGTCTTCATCACAAGTGTCTCTGTGTACCTCAGATTCAGACAGGTGCCCTCGTTTATGTTTCTCTCCGAGGACCTGGTGAAAAGCCTCACTGAAGTGCTGCATGGAACTCAAGACCATCCCCTGCATGACGTCTGGCATAGAACGGTTCTCCTCACCAACCCTGGAGTTGTTTTCGTGGTGACGGGCTGCTTCTAGATTAATGCCAAAGCCATAGTCTGGCCTTTCATTTTCAGTTaagtcctcctcctcttcctcttcttcctcttcctcttcctcctcgtcctcttcttcttcctcatcCCCATTTTCCGGAATCATATTGGGGTCATTTTCACTCTTAAACTTGGCCACAACAGATTTGAGAGCACTACTTGCGCTGCCGACGAGATCACTGGTTCCAGGCTCTGGGGAGCTGGCTGTGGAGAGCCCGTCATCTGACTTGACGGTCATGGGGGATGacttgtgcatgtgtgttttcATGTGACGCTTTAACTTGCTGGCCTGAGTGCATGCGTGGTCACAGAGGCTGCACTTGTAGGGTTTTTCTCCAGTGTGGCTTCTACGGTGTACTACTAAATTACTCTGAAACTTGAATGTTTTCCCACAAAATTCACAAGACTTGGATTTTAttggaggctgggaaggaggaggggctgACTGAAGAGGAGGAAGGGGCGGTGTTGCCAGAAATGGTGGCTTGCTGCCTGGCTGGAATGGCTGCAGTAACCTTTGCATAGGGCTGGGCCGGCTTGGTGACAATGGTGGACTGGAGGTGTTTCCAGCTAACTCTCTAAGTCTCCTGGAGAAATCCATAGCAGGTGGCTCCATAGCCATGGGGTTCAGTCGCAGCACCCTGTCAAAGGCACTAGGGTGATGGGTTGCAAGAGCCATTTCTTCTGCACCCAGACGTTCTATGCGATGTGGATCCAAATGATGTCTGGGGGGAGGGCTAAACAAAGGAGGTGTGGGTGGAAAACGCCCTTCTCCAAGACCTGAAGCCTCTCTTGATACTGACCCAGGTATT
This genomic window from Emys orbicularis isolate rEmyOrb1 chromosome 3, rEmyOrb1.hap1, whole genome shotgun sequence contains:
- the BCL11A gene encoding B-cell lymphoma/leukemia 11A isoform X2, whose protein sequence is MSRRKQGKPQHLSKREFSPEPLEAILTDDEPEHGTLGAPEGDHDLLTCGQCQMNFPLGDILIFIEHKRKQCNGSLCLEKAVDKPPSPSPSELKKASNPVEVGIQVTPEDDDCLSTSSRGICPKQEHIAGKDEPSSYTCTTCKQPFNSAWFLLQHAQNTHGLRIYLESEHGSPLTPRVGIPSGLGAECPSQPPLHGIHIADNNPFNLLRIPGSVSREASGLGEGRFPPTPPLFSPPPRHHLDPHRIERLGAEEMALATHHPSAFDRVLRLNPMAMEPPAMDFSRRLRELAGNTSSPPLSPSRPSPMQRLLQPFQPGSKPPFLATPPLPPLQSAPPPSQPPIKSKSCEFCGKTFKFQSNLVVHRRSHTGEKPYKCSLCDHACTQASKLKRHMKTHMHKSSPMTVKSDDGLSTASSPEPGTSDLVGSASSALKSVVAKFKSENDPNMIPENGDEEEEEDEEEEEEEEEEEEEDLTENERPDYGFGINLEAARHHENNSRVGEENRSMPDVMQGMVLSSMQHFSEAFHQVLGEKHKRGHLSESEVHRDTCDEDSVAGESDRIDDGTVNGRGCSPGESASGGLSKKLLLGSPSSLSPFSKRIKLEKEFDLPATAMPNTENVYSQWLAGYAASRQLKDPFLSFGDSRQSPFASSSEHSSENGSLRFSTPPGEMDGGISGRSGTGSGGSTPHISGPGPGRPSSKEGRRSDTCEYCGKVFKNCSNLTVHRRSHTGERPYKCELCNYACAQSSKLTRHMKTHGQVRHTPPLGVVPRELVTCGNFRMEARDRLNSERM
- the BCL11A gene encoding B-cell lymphoma/leukemia 11A isoform X1, yielding MSRRKQGKPQHLSKREFSPEPLEAILTDDEPEHGTLGAPEGDHDLLTCGQCQMNFPLGDILIFIEHKRKQCNGSLCLEKAVDKPPSPSPSELKKASNPVEVGIQVTPEDDDCLSTSSRGICPKQEHIAGKDEPSSYTCTTCKQPFNSAWFLLQHAQNTHGLRIYLESEHGSPLTPRVGIPSGLGAECPSQPPLHGIHIADNNPFNLLRIPGSVSREASGLGEGRFPPTPPLFSPPPRHHLDPHRIERLGAEEMALATHHPSAFDRVLRLNPMAMEPPAMDFSRRLRELAGNTSSPPLSPSRPSPMQRLLQPFQPGSKPPFLATPPLPPLQSAPPPSQPPIKSKSCEFCGKTFKFQSNLVVHRRSHTGEKPYKCSLCDHACTQASKLKRHMKTHMHKSSPMTVKSDDGLSTASSPEPGTSDLVGSASSALKSVVAKFKSENDPNMIPENGDEEEEEDEEEEEEEEEEEEEDLTENERPDYGFGINLEAARHHENNSRVGEENRSMPDVMQGMVLSSMQHFSEAFHQVLGEKHKRGHLSESEVHRDTCDEDSVAGESDRIDDGTVNGRGCSPGESASGGLSKKLLLGSPSSLSPFSKRIKLEKEFDLPATAMPNTENVYSQWLAGYAASRQLKDPFLSFGDSRQSPFASSSEHSSENGSLRFSTPPGEMDGGISGRSGTGSGGSTPHISGPGPGRPSSKEGRRSDTCEYCGKVFKNCSNLTVHRRSHTGERPYKCELCNYACAQSSKLTRHMKTHGQVGKDVYKCEICKMPFSVYSTLEKHMKKWHSDRVLNNDIKTE